A genomic window from Arthrobacter sp. FW305-BF8 includes:
- a CDS encoding GtrA family protein, producing the protein MINTLAERIRGLASLFWREVAKFGAVGGVAFVIDNGLTYYLMHGPMTDSEAKARFVGATVATVFSWIANRLWTFRHRRQANVLREFLMFILINGIGIGISTGFTALAKYSLGVTDKNMLFAAGVVGILVATVVRFFAYRFLVFNQELDQEPEFSHDHEIIEVHHHSAQPAERVMEPGVDEPERPVRPS; encoded by the coding sequence ATGATTAACACACTTGCAGAGCGCATCCGGGGACTCGCCTCGCTTTTCTGGCGCGAGGTGGCGAAGTTCGGTGCCGTGGGCGGTGTGGCGTTTGTCATTGACAACGGCCTGACTTACTACCTGATGCACGGGCCCATGACGGACAGCGAGGCCAAGGCCCGTTTTGTGGGTGCCACCGTCGCCACCGTGTTTTCCTGGATCGCCAACCGTCTCTGGACGTTCCGGCACCGCCGCCAGGCCAACGTCCTGCGTGAATTCCTGATGTTCATCCTCATCAATGGCATCGGCATCGGCATCTCCACCGGGTTCACGGCCCTGGCGAAGTACTCGCTGGGCGTCACGGACAAGAACATGCTCTTCGCCGCGGGCGTGGTGGGCATTCTGGTCGCCACGGTGGTCCGCTTCTTTGCCTACCGGTTCCTCGTGTTCAACCAGGAACTGGACCAGGAGCCGGAGTTCTCGCACGACCACGAGATCATCGAGGTCCACCACCACTCCGCCCAGCCGGCGGAGCGCGTCATGGAACCGGGCGTGGACGAACCCGAGCGGCCCGTCCGGCCAAGCTAG
- a CDS encoding metallopeptidase family protein has translation MQSSHHSSGFTVRLADPEAPRDADGAPAGRSFTQRRRNRHGRGLRGELLLPTLPGYRSRSDRFDELVMDSAQRLHDIWGKPLDGVRFAVDEIPPNLEQLLADGLPAPLGCYTPATDDEGPTITLYRRVVEQACPVKEELQDLVHDVVVEHTAEMLGVAPETLDPVYRRRY, from the coding sequence ATGCAGTCATCGCACCATTCTTCGGGTTTCACGGTCCGGTTGGCTGACCCGGAAGCGCCCCGGGACGCCGACGGTGCTCCCGCTGGCCGGAGCTTTACCCAACGCCGGCGCAACCGGCACGGCCGCGGCCTCCGGGGCGAACTGTTGCTGCCCACACTCCCTGGCTACCGGAGCCGCTCGGACCGGTTTGACGAACTCGTCATGGACTCCGCCCAGCGGCTTCATGACATCTGGGGCAAGCCGCTCGACGGCGTCCGGTTCGCCGTCGACGAGATCCCGCCTAACCTGGAACAGCTGCTGGCAGACGGCCTGCCCGCTCCCTTGGGCTGCTACACCCCCGCCACCGACGACGAGGGCCCGACCATCACGCTGTACCGCCGCGTGGTTGAGCAGGCCTGCCCCGTCAAGGAGGAACTCCAGGATCTGGTACATGATGTGGTGGTGGAGCACACCGCCGAAATGCTGGGCGTCGCCCCGGAGACACTGGATCCGGTCTACCGCCGCCGCTACTAG
- a CDS encoding DUF5719 family protein — protein sequence MHEEENDGGTPAKRGSGPVAGATGGTVPRTRAPRSTARGSKASGASASGTRASETRSSGASRIAGRRGIVAGVLSGVAILAAGGGLVAATALAPQPSAARPLEAPEAAVPAGSVQDVCPAPARLLEGTPVGTDPQFSPESATARSAVSAAVVSSAGGSLPGSALSALKGSELRRIAKAPGSATAPAGSSGVLAGVVEGEAVDDVSVLSADALANRQPAAGALMAYTATDGDLQGSAAAACQTPSNDLWLGGANTAVGRSSVLNLTNASTNPATVNLELYGKTGQIKASGSRGLLVGPKSTRSIILAGLAPGEERLSVHVRSTGGPVSAFIQQSVLRGLTSGGVDFIAPGTSAGPSQVMTGIDIQDAGDVKSLTGGSGFEDAGPSLQITVPGPSDAVVEVKLFGRAGQQALPGGGVVTAKAGTVTEVPLSGVPAGHYTVSATSDVSIVAAARVSRGLKASQSLDFAWSPATAQLGSQHVVPLPQGGERLLVFGALDGRATISYTPITADGKLRTAATADIAAGTTTTLKAAGRIGDSAVVGYLVSASGGAAYGTVLLEREGRNDVSTVAIAPGAEGQEKVPVTLGY from the coding sequence ATGCATGAGGAAGAGAACGACGGCGGGACGCCGGCGAAGCGGGGCAGCGGACCGGTAGCCGGGGCTACTGGGGGCACCGTTCCGCGGACCCGCGCTCCGCGAAGCACCGCTCGGGGAAGTAAAGCTTCCGGAGCCAGCGCTTCAGGAACCCGCGCTTCAGAAACCAGGTCCAGCGGTGCCAGCCGCATCGCCGGCCGCCGCGGCATCGTGGCCGGAGTGCTCTCCGGTGTGGCCATCCTCGCCGCCGGCGGAGGCCTTGTTGCGGCAACCGCCCTGGCGCCGCAGCCGTCGGCAGCCAGGCCGCTGGAGGCTCCGGAAGCGGCTGTGCCGGCGGGAAGCGTCCAGGACGTCTGCCCGGCTCCGGCGCGGCTCCTCGAAGGAACGCCGGTCGGGACCGACCCCCAGTTCAGCCCCGAATCCGCCACGGCCAGGAGCGCCGTTTCCGCAGCGGTGGTCAGTTCGGCGGGCGGCAGCCTTCCCGGCAGCGCGCTGTCCGCCCTGAAGGGGTCCGAGCTGAGGCGGATCGCCAAGGCGCCCGGCTCGGCGACGGCACCAGCGGGCTCGTCCGGAGTCCTCGCCGGGGTTGTGGAAGGGGAAGCCGTGGACGACGTCAGCGTGCTGTCCGCGGATGCGCTGGCCAACCGGCAGCCGGCGGCGGGAGCCCTCATGGCCTACACGGCAACCGACGGGGACCTGCAGGGGTCGGCGGCAGCCGCCTGCCAGACGCCCTCGAACGACCTCTGGCTCGGCGGCGCCAACACCGCGGTGGGCCGCAGCAGCGTCCTCAACCTCACCAATGCCTCCACCAACCCTGCAACGGTGAACCTCGAGCTTTACGGGAAGACCGGCCAGATCAAGGCCTCCGGCAGCCGCGGCCTGCTGGTGGGGCCGAAGTCGACGCGCTCCATCATCCTGGCTGGCCTAGCTCCCGGGGAGGAACGGCTGAGTGTTCACGTCCGGAGCACGGGTGGGCCCGTCAGCGCCTTCATCCAGCAGAGCGTGCTGCGCGGGCTGACCTCCGGCGGCGTGGATTTCATTGCGCCGGGGACTTCCGCGGGTCCGTCCCAGGTGATGACAGGGATTGACATCCAGGACGCCGGGGACGTGAAGTCACTGACCGGCGGATCCGGATTTGAGGACGCCGGACCGTCGCTGCAGATCACTGTTCCCGGCCCGTCGGACGCCGTGGTGGAGGTGAAGCTTTTTGGCCGCGCGGGCCAGCAGGCCCTCCCGGGAGGAGGCGTTGTCACGGCCAAGGCAGGCACCGTTACCGAGGTCCCCCTCTCCGGCGTTCCGGCCGGCCATTACACCGTTTCGGCAACATCGGACGTCAGCATCGTGGCGGCCGCGCGGGTGAGCCGGGGGCTCAAGGCCAGCCAGAGCCTGGACTTCGCGTGGTCCCCCGCCACGGCCCAGCTGGGCAGCCAGCACGTGGTCCCTCTTCCCCAGGGCGGGGAGCGGCTGCTGGTCTTCGGAGCCCTGGATGGCAGGGCCACCATTTCCTATACCCCCATTACAGCGGACGGGAAACTCCGCACGGCAGCTACCGCGGACATCGCCGCCGGGACCACCACCACCCTTAAGGCAGCCGGGCGGATCGGGGACTCCGCCGTCGTCGGCTATCTGGTGTCCGCCTCTGGCGGAGCCGCGTACGGCACGGTGCTGCTGGAACGGGAAGGCCGGAACGATGTCTCCACCGTGGCCATCGCCCCCGGCGCAGAAGGACAGGAAAAAGTGCCGGTGACGCTGGGCTACTAG
- the purE gene encoding 5-(carboxyamino)imidazole ribonucleotide mutase, whose protein sequence is MSPVSDAAPETGAPSPLVGLVMGSDSDWPVMEAAADALAEFGIPFEADVVSAHRMPTEMIRYGQTAHERGLRVIIAGAGGAAHLPGMLASVTPLPVIGVPVPLKTLDGMDSLLSIVQMPAGVPVATVSIAGARNAGLLAVRMLASGTDDLSARLRTELLDFAQELNDVASRKGANLRQKVNEVFSDANVALRSSR, encoded by the coding sequence ATGAGCCCCGTATCCGATGCAGCACCGGAAACCGGCGCCCCCTCTCCCCTCGTAGGCCTCGTCATGGGCTCGGATTCAGACTGGCCCGTCATGGAGGCGGCGGCTGACGCCCTGGCCGAGTTCGGCATTCCGTTCGAGGCGGATGTTGTCTCCGCCCACCGCATGCCCACGGAGATGATCCGCTACGGGCAGACGGCCCATGAGCGCGGCCTCCGTGTGATCATTGCCGGCGCCGGCGGTGCCGCGCACCTTCCCGGCATGCTCGCTTCCGTCACTCCCCTGCCCGTGATCGGCGTTCCGGTCCCGCTGAAGACACTGGACGGCATGGATTCCCTGCTCTCGATCGTGCAAATGCCCGCCGGGGTTCCGGTGGCCACGGTCTCCATCGCCGGGGCCCGGAACGCGGGCCTGCTCGCGGTCCGCATGCTGGCTTCCGGCACCGACGACCTCTCCGCCCGCCTCCGCACGGAGCTTTTGGACTTCGCCCAGGAACTCAACGACGTGGCCAGCCGAAAAGGCGCCAACCTCCGCCAGAAAGTCAACGAAGTCTTCTCCGACGCAAATGTGGCTCTCCGGAGCAGCCGATAG
- a CDS encoding 5-(carboxyamino)imidazole ribonucleotide synthase, with the protein MMAPAATALGFELRVLAEGEDVSAVSAVPNAPVGDYKDLAALMEFSKGLDVMTFDHEHVPGDHLYALIEAGVNVQPGPDALVNAQDKLVMRAAIDRLELPNPEWAAVDDVAGLVSFGDRIGWPVVLKTPRGGYDGKGVRIVGSPEEAAETADWFEAMSPLLAEAKVEFSRELSALVARTPDGASRAWPVVHTIQVDGVCDEVIAPAQNISVEVAAAAEEAALRIANELGVTGVMAVEMFETPGTGAGFLINELAMRPHNTGHWTQDGSVTSQFEQHLRAVLNLPLGATDVLGQVAVMKNFLGGDNQDLFSAFPTALAAEPAAKVHCYGKSVRPGRKIGHVNLVGASAADVDSLRQRATTVANIIRDGRLPAAATGTTEETP; encoded by the coding sequence ATGATGGCCCCTGCCGCCACTGCCCTGGGCTTTGAACTCCGTGTTTTGGCTGAGGGCGAAGACGTATCCGCGGTCTCCGCTGTCCCCAATGCCCCCGTGGGCGACTACAAGGACCTCGCGGCCCTGATGGAGTTCTCCAAGGGCCTGGACGTGATGACCTTTGACCACGAACACGTTCCGGGCGATCACCTCTATGCCCTGATCGAAGCCGGAGTGAACGTCCAGCCCGGCCCGGACGCGCTGGTCAACGCCCAGGACAAGCTGGTCATGCGCGCGGCCATCGACCGCCTCGAACTGCCCAACCCCGAGTGGGCCGCAGTGGACGACGTCGCCGGCCTGGTCAGCTTCGGGGACCGGATCGGCTGGCCCGTGGTGCTCAAGACCCCGCGCGGCGGCTACGACGGAAAGGGCGTGCGCATCGTCGGCTCCCCGGAGGAAGCCGCGGAAACCGCCGACTGGTTCGAGGCCATGAGCCCGCTCCTCGCCGAGGCCAAGGTGGAGTTCAGCCGCGAGCTCTCTGCGCTCGTGGCCCGCACCCCCGACGGGGCGTCCCGTGCCTGGCCCGTGGTCCACACCATCCAGGTGGACGGCGTCTGCGACGAAGTAATCGCACCGGCACAGAACATTTCCGTTGAGGTGGCTGCCGCCGCCGAAGAGGCTGCCCTCCGGATCGCCAATGAACTCGGCGTCACTGGCGTCATGGCCGTAGAGATGTTCGAGACGCCGGGCACCGGCGCCGGATTCCTGATCAACGAATTGGCGATGCGCCCCCACAACACCGGACACTGGACACAGGACGGCTCCGTCACCAGCCAGTTCGAACAGCACCTGCGGGCTGTCCTGAACCTGCCGCTCGGTGCGACCGACGTCCTGGGTCAGGTTGCCGTGATGAAGAACTTCCTGGGCGGCGACAACCAGGACCTCTTCTCCGCGTTCCCCACCGCACTGGCGGCGGAACCGGCCGCCAAGGTCCACTGCTACGGCAAGTCCGTGCGGCCGGGCCGGAAGATCGGCCACGTGAACCTGGTGGGCGCGTCCGCCGCGGACGTCGACTCCCTCCGGCAGCGCGCCACCACCGTGGCAAACATCATCCGTGACGGCAGACTGCCGGCCGCGGCAACAGGCACCACCGAGGAGACCCCATGA
- a CDS encoding TIGR03089 family protein has product MNIPATDLMTALRSGHSTSPRLTWYGPDAERVELSGRVLDNWVAKTSNLLQDELDAEPGMRLRLDLPAHWKSMIWALAAWQLGMEVVLGSGDADLLATSEPDATGDGFDAVIAVPLPALAMRWPGDLPAGVLDYAAEVRSHGDVFMAHNDPDPVSPAVRNSEGAAVRHEALLAEFAAGHEPSARLLVRAADGLEAALANALGAWKNDGSVVLVHGDVELTDKLLAAERIHGD; this is encoded by the coding sequence ATGAACATCCCGGCCACTGATCTGATGACGGCCCTGCGCTCGGGCCACTCCACTTCCCCGCGCTTGACCTGGTACGGGCCCGACGCGGAGCGCGTGGAACTCTCCGGGCGCGTGCTGGACAACTGGGTCGCAAAGACCAGCAACCTGCTTCAGGACGAACTCGACGCCGAGCCCGGAATGCGGCTGCGGCTGGACCTTCCCGCGCACTGGAAATCCATGATCTGGGCCCTCGCCGCCTGGCAGCTGGGCATGGAGGTGGTGCTCGGATCCGGTGATGCGGATCTGCTCGCCACGTCCGAACCGGACGCCACCGGGGATGGGTTCGACGCCGTCATCGCCGTTCCGCTGCCGGCCCTGGCGATGCGGTGGCCCGGCGACTTGCCTGCCGGAGTGCTCGACTATGCCGCTGAGGTCCGGTCCCACGGTGACGTGTTCATGGCCCACAACGACCCCGACCCCGTATCTCCCGCGGTCCGGAACTCGGAAGGTGCAGCCGTCCGGCATGAAGCCCTCCTGGCGGAGTTTGCTGCGGGACACGAGCCGAGCGCGCGGCTACTGGTGCGCGCCGCCGACGGACTCGAGGCTGCCCTGGCCAACGCGCTGGGCGCGTGGAAGAACGACGGCTCGGTGGTCCTGGTCCACGGCGACGTGGAGCTGACGGACAAGCTTCTGGCTGCCGAGCGGATCCACGGCGACTGA
- a CDS encoding LCP family protein encodes MSNNELPSQGLLTDPVRYPSSAAEPVRTKRAFLLILLTLLVPGSAQIVAGDRKIGRIALRVTLGAWLLAVIALVLLFTNRTLLINIITNPAASLLIVLVLAALAVGWLVLFVNTLRLIRPVLLPARMRPAVVIALVLAMVVSSGSLGYAAYLLNVSRNAIGSIFNAGPAIDPVDGRYNFLMMGGDAGADRTGRRPDSLSVLSVDAKSGQTAIISVPRNLQNAQFSEGSPMRQIYPEGYNCGDECLINAINTEVTNEHKDLYPGVADPGAQATLEAVSGTLGITVQAYVLVDMDGFAKLIDAMGGIRIKAGGWVPISGPMVDEANGIHGMPDGWIPAGDQKLDGYHALWYGRSREFVDDYARIARQQCVQQAMLKQLDPATLLAKFEDIANAGTKVVDSNISSSQLGSFVDLAMKAKGTDVKRLTIGPPDFDASFSTVPDFGQIHDRVRKLLASASSESSPAAAADSGLQDAVLQPSSVPGSGLSAAGLPATTPSPSPSSSDFTPVTTTPEGEPITEQMLNQFKREGNEQAIRDLVATNGQCAAL; translated from the coding sequence ATGTCCAATAACGAACTGCCGTCCCAGGGCCTCCTGACGGATCCCGTCCGTTACCCGTCGAGTGCCGCAGAACCTGTGCGGACCAAGCGCGCGTTCCTGCTGATCCTGCTCACGCTGCTGGTGCCCGGCAGCGCGCAGATCGTGGCCGGGGACCGCAAGATCGGCCGGATCGCCCTGCGCGTGACGCTGGGCGCCTGGCTGCTCGCGGTCATTGCCCTGGTACTGCTGTTCACCAACCGGACCCTGCTGATCAACATCATCACCAATCCGGCGGCCTCGCTGCTCATAGTCCTGGTCCTTGCCGCGCTGGCGGTGGGCTGGCTGGTGCTGTTCGTGAACACCCTGCGGCTCATCCGGCCGGTGCTGCTGCCCGCCCGGATGAGGCCCGCCGTCGTAATTGCGCTTGTTCTGGCCATGGTGGTGAGCAGCGGATCGCTGGGCTACGCCGCCTACCTGCTCAATGTCAGCCGGAATGCGATCGGCAGCATCTTCAACGCCGGACCGGCCATTGACCCCGTCGACGGCCGCTACAACTTCCTGATGATGGGCGGCGACGCGGGTGCCGACCGCACCGGACGCCGCCCGGACAGCCTGTCCGTGCTCAGCGTCGATGCCAAGTCCGGCCAGACCGCCATCATCTCGGTGCCGCGAAACCTGCAGAACGCTCAGTTCAGCGAGGGTTCGCCCATGCGGCAGATCTATCCCGAGGGCTACAACTGTGGCGACGAATGCCTCATCAACGCCATCAACACCGAGGTCACGAACGAACACAAGGACCTCTACCCTGGCGTTGCCGACCCCGGAGCGCAGGCAACGCTGGAAGCGGTGTCCGGCACTCTCGGCATCACGGTGCAGGCCTATGTGCTGGTGGACATGGACGGCTTCGCGAAGCTTATCGATGCGATGGGCGGCATCAGGATCAAGGCCGGCGGCTGGGTGCCCATCAGCGGGCCGATGGTCGATGAGGCCAACGGCATCCACGGCATGCCCGACGGCTGGATTCCGGCCGGCGACCAGAAGCTGGACGGATATCACGCCCTCTGGTACGGCCGGTCCCGAGAGTTCGTGGACGATTACGCCCGGATCGCGCGGCAGCAGTGCGTTCAGCAGGCCATGCTGAAACAGCTGGACCCCGCCACCCTGCTGGCAAAGTTCGAGGACATCGCCAACGCCGGCACCAAGGTGGTTGATTCCAACATCTCCTCCAGCCAGCTCGGCAGCTTTGTGGATCTGGCCATGAAGGCCAAGGGCACGGACGTCAAGAGGCTTACCATCGGGCCTCCGGACTTCGACGCGTCCTTCTCCACGGTGCCTGACTTCGGGCAGATCCATGACCGCGTCAGGAAGCTGCTCGCTTCCGCCAGCTCCGAATCGTCGCCTGCCGCAGCGGCGGACTCCGGGCTCCAGGACGCTGTTCTGCAGCCGAGTTCCGTGCCGGGCAGCGGGCTCTCCGCGGCGGGCCTTCCGGCCACCACCCCCTCACCGTCACCCTCGTCGTCGGACTTCACCCCGGTGACCACCACCCCTGAGGGGGAACCGATCACGGAGCAGATGCTGAACCAGTTCAAGCGCGAGGGCAACGAGCAAGCCATCCGCGACCTCGTGGCCACCAACGGCCAGTGCGCTGCCCTCTAA
- a CDS encoding glycosyltransferase family 2 protein, whose amino-acid sequence MVAHNGSDYLPRTLSALAAQTRPADTVIGVDTGSQDNSAAHLQRAIGDANVITVNGGKAGMGAAVRAGLAALAPWSLKGTRDRSEWIWLLHDDAAPAPEALAELLHAVERAPSVTVAGCKQLDWNARRRLIDVGLSTSRWAERLTLIEADELDQGQYDGRSDTFAVNSAGMLVRRDIWEHLKGFDPALPGTGDDVDFCWRNRLAGHRVVVVPSARMFHVSQRPHALGTASAARRAQVHLRLKHAPLWALPLHAVGALFGSLLRLIFSIAVKDPGYGFSQLLATAAALARPAALARGRRNAARTRRVRRSVVKALQTERREVWGHRRSLMEALGADDARASEDSNDPLEEQPSGDSTDDFAALSTNERGWVGNGAVAAVILATVASFAGLAALFQADAAAGGALLPVSARLEDIWHHASTWWIGLGAGLPGHGDPFGYVLWILGLLGGGNANGAVIWLLLLAMPLSGLAAWFASGALTSYRRFRLAAALVWAAAPALQVAVNQGRVGALLVHVMMPLLVLALLRATGSALGRGRFAPVPAGSLADQPPAKPGVNGTPSWTAAAAAGLALAVITAAAPSLLLPAAVVIIALSLLLGKRGRTLWWALLPSAALFVPFALSTLDRPRALLADPGLPLPFEAAAVWQQILGQPLGFDPAGGLSGLALFSGGSVPWALLLALLIGAPLLALAVAALFVPLRIHPDRRGRVARALWVAALVVLAGGWLAGHVATAAGPQALVVPFTGPAVSAAVFGLLGAAIIGGDGLLALAGSRSDNLSRSGGARSAAVARGAAALALVLLLAGPLAGLAAWAVQNVVQPADAAMHADTADLGVPRLVGPTDPRMLPATAVDRGEGPEQTRTLLISTGEDGTYSASLMHGGGTTLDSLSTIAAARDILGNPGHESVRDDDEVTAALRTSVATLVAARGVDPRPELERLGVGFVVLGAADTAAQLTASRMDAVPGLTAVGPTDSGWLWRVTPLNDAVLQPADVAHRVRIVDGKGATIGLVRSDLTGAQASVPKGPEGRLLVLAERADPGWTAWLDGRKLTSTTSGWSQAFTLPPQAGQVTVRYESPWALWSGILQAAVIGLTVLLALPMPARRPNTGLSRDEGSLRKEYQNA is encoded by the coding sequence GTGGTCGCCCACAACGGCAGTGATTATCTGCCCAGGACACTATCAGCGCTGGCCGCACAGACCCGGCCCGCGGACACCGTGATCGGGGTGGACACCGGCTCACAGGACAATTCGGCTGCCCACCTGCAGCGCGCCATCGGCGATGCCAATGTCATCACCGTCAATGGCGGCAAGGCAGGGATGGGTGCAGCAGTGCGGGCCGGCCTCGCCGCCCTGGCTCCATGGAGCCTGAAGGGCACGCGGGACCGGTCCGAGTGGATCTGGCTGCTGCACGACGACGCTGCACCTGCCCCCGAAGCGCTGGCCGAACTGCTGCATGCAGTGGAGCGCGCCCCGTCCGTTACAGTCGCGGGCTGCAAGCAGTTGGACTGGAACGCCAGGCGGCGCCTGATCGACGTCGGGCTTTCCACCAGCCGCTGGGCCGAGCGGCTCACGCTCATCGAGGCGGACGAACTGGACCAGGGCCAATACGACGGCCGTTCCGACACCTTCGCGGTCAACTCGGCCGGCATGCTGGTCCGGCGCGACATCTGGGAGCACCTCAAAGGGTTTGACCCTGCTCTCCCCGGCACGGGCGACGACGTCGACTTCTGCTGGCGGAACCGGCTGGCCGGCCACCGGGTGGTGGTGGTTCCCAGCGCGAGGATGTTCCATGTGTCCCAGCGGCCGCATGCCCTTGGTACGGCATCGGCGGCGCGACGGGCGCAGGTGCACCTGCGGCTCAAGCACGCCCCGCTGTGGGCGCTGCCGCTGCACGCCGTCGGCGCCCTGTTCGGGAGCCTGCTTCGGCTGATCTTCAGCATCGCGGTGAAGGATCCCGGATACGGTTTCTCGCAGCTCCTGGCAACAGCCGCAGCCCTGGCCCGGCCTGCCGCCCTCGCCCGGGGGCGGCGCAACGCTGCCCGCACCCGCCGTGTCCGCCGCTCCGTGGTCAAAGCGCTGCAGACCGAAAGGCGCGAAGTGTGGGGCCACCGGCGCTCCCTGATGGAGGCACTGGGCGCAGACGACGCCCGTGCCTCCGAGGACAGCAATGATCCGCTGGAGGAACAGCCCAGCGGCGACTCGACGGACGACTTCGCAGCCCTGTCGACGAACGAGCGGGGCTGGGTGGGCAACGGTGCCGTCGCGGCGGTGATCCTCGCCACCGTGGCGTCCTTCGCCGGCCTTGCCGCGCTTTTCCAGGCCGATGCTGCCGCCGGAGGCGCGCTCCTGCCCGTCTCTGCCCGGCTGGAGGACATCTGGCACCACGCCTCCACCTGGTGGATCGGACTGGGCGCCGGACTTCCGGGGCACGGCGACCCCTTCGGCTATGTCCTCTGGATCCTCGGCCTGCTGGGCGGAGGCAACGCGAACGGCGCCGTTATCTGGCTGCTGCTGCTGGCCATGCCGCTCTCCGGCCTGGCTGCCTGGTTCGCCTCCGGCGCCCTGACCTCCTACCGCCGGTTCCGGCTGGCGGCTGCGCTGGTCTGGGCAGCGGCGCCCGCCCTGCAGGTCGCTGTCAACCAGGGGCGCGTCGGTGCTCTGCTGGTGCACGTCATGATGCCGCTGCTGGTTCTGGCGCTGCTGCGGGCCACCGGTTCCGCCCTCGGACGCGGCCGGTTCGCCCCCGTTCCGGCCGGCAGCCTGGCGGACCAGCCGCCGGCCAAGCCCGGAGTCAACGGCACGCCGTCGTGGACGGCAGCCGCAGCCGCCGGGCTGGCACTGGCGGTCATCACCGCCGCTGCGCCGTCGCTCCTGCTGCCGGCCGCCGTCGTGATCATTGCCCTTAGCCTGCTGCTGGGCAAGCGCGGCCGCACGCTCTGGTGGGCTCTGCTGCCGAGCGCAGCGCTGTTTGTTCCGTTTGCGCTGTCCACCCTTGACCGGCCCCGTGCCCTGCTGGCCGACCCCGGACTGCCGCTGCCCTTTGAGGCCGCTGCGGTATGGCAGCAGATCCTGGGCCAGCCGCTCGGCTTCGACCCGGCCGGCGGTCTTTCCGGGCTGGCGCTCTTTTCCGGCGGCTCCGTCCCCTGGGCTCTGCTGCTGGCCCTCCTGATCGGAGCCCCGCTCCTGGCGCTGGCCGTTGCCGCGCTCTTTGTTCCGCTCCGGATCCACCCGGACCGCCGCGGCCGTGTGGCCAGGGCCCTCTGGGTCGCGGCGCTGGTGGTGCTGGCCGGCGGATGGCTGGCAGGCCATGTCGCCACCGCCGCGGGCCCACAGGCCCTCGTGGTGCCGTTCACCGGTCCGGCAGTCTCCGCGGCCGTGTTCGGGCTGCTTGGAGCGGCCATCATCGGCGGCGACGGCCTCCTGGCCCTTGCCGGTTCCCGATCAGACAACCTGTCCCGGAGCGGGGGAGCGCGGTCCGCCGCCGTGGCCCGCGGTGCCGCGGCGCTGGCGCTGGTGCTCCTGCTCGCCGGACCGCTGGCCGGGCTGGCGGCCTGGGCGGTGCAGAATGTTGTGCAGCCGGCCGACGCAGCGATGCACGCTGACACCGCAGACCTCGGGGTGCCCAGGCTCGTGGGTCCCACAGACCCGCGGATGCTGCCCGCCACCGCTGTGGACCGCGGCGAGGGACCGGAGCAGACCCGGACGCTGCTGATCAGCACCGGCGAGGACGGAACATACAGCGCCTCCCTTATGCACGGAGGCGGCACCACGCTGGACAGCCTCTCAACCATCGCGGCCGCCCGGGACATCCTGGGCAACCCCGGACACGAGTCGGTCCGCGATGACGACGAGGTCACCGCGGCGCTGCGCACCAGCGTGGCCACCCTGGTGGCTGCCCGCGGTGTCGACCCCCGGCCCGAACTGGAGCGTCTCGGCGTCGGATTCGTCGTCCTGGGCGCCGCTGACACTGCGGCGCAGCTGACCGCCAGCCGAATGGACGCGGTCCCCGGGCTGACAGCCGTGGGTCCCACGGACTCGGGCTGGCTCTGGCGCGTGACACCGCTGAATGACGCCGTCCTGCAGCCCGCCGATGTCGCCCACCGTGTACGCATTGTGGACGGCAAGGGAGCCACGATCGGGCTGGTCCGCTCGGACCTGACCGGAGCCCAGGCCTCGGTGCCCAAGGGCCCTGAAGGCCGGCTGCTGGTGCTCGCCGAGCGGGCAGATCCCGGCTGGACCGCCTGGCTTGACGGCCGGAAACTGACCTCCACCACCTCCGGCTGGTCGCAGGCCTTCACGCTTCCTCCGCAGGCCGGCCAGGTGACAGTCCGCTATGAAAGCCCCTGGGCGCTTTGGTCCGGCATCCTCCAGGCCGCCGTCATCGGCCTGACGGTCCTGCTGGCGCTCCCGATGCCGGCGCGGCGCCCCAACACGGGCCTGTCCAGGGACGAAGGCTCCCTGCGTAAGGAATACCAGAATGCATGA
- a CDS encoding WhiB family transcriptional regulator has product MGQAERMHDDALVAGQATAKYRSRGVPSDWYVDPADPDAAERYNLDTSASLQDQATAFLAQHDALQNQSLLAGQPEQDDDELDPPMEIRNPASSTLAQPVWIGLPLGQDFDDEGELGWQTDALCAQTDPEAFFPEKGGSTRDAKKVCGACSVRSQCLEYALANDERFGIWGGLSERERRRLRKRAV; this is encoded by the coding sequence ATGGGGCAAGCGGAGCGTATGCATGATGATGCTCTTGTGGCCGGCCAGGCCACAGCAAAGTACAGGTCTCGGGGGGTACCCAGTGACTGGTATGTAGATCCAGCTGATCCGGACGCCGCAGAGCGGTACAACCTGGACACGTCTGCCTCTTTGCAGGACCAGGCCACAGCTTTCCTGGCCCAGCACGACGCCCTCCAGAACCAGTCGCTGCTGGCCGGACAGCCGGAGCAGGACGACGACGAACTCGATCCGCCCATGGAGATCCGCAACCCGGCATCCTCCACGCTGGCGCAGCCGGTGTGGATCGGCTTGCCGCTGGGCCAGGACTTCGACGACGAAGGCGAGCTCGGGTGGCAGACTGATGCTCTGTGCGCCCAGACCGATCCGGAGGCTTTCTTCCCGGAAAAAGGCGGTTCCACACGGGACGCCAAGAAAGTCTGCGGAGCGTGCAGCGTGCGGTCACAGTGCCTCGAGTATGCCCTGGCCAATGATGAACGATTCGGGATTTGGGGTGGCCTCTCCGAGCGTGAGCGCCGACGGCTGAGGAAGCGAGCAGTCTAA